In Kordiimonas sp. SCSIO 12610, the following are encoded in one genomic region:
- a CDS encoding Re/Si-specific NAD(P)(+) transhydrogenase subunit alpha, whose translation MKLAVVRERRDAEKRVAASPDTVKKLIGLGFEVAVEKEAGTGASILDTDFTEAGASISATLEDTLKDADVILSVQGLEADQLTSVKKGAVQLSALNPFVEQDRLNAYADAGLVAFAMEFVPRITRAQSMDILSSQSNLAGYKAVLDAAAHYGRGMPMMMTAAGTVAPAKVMVMGAGVAGLQAIATAKRLGAIVSATDVRPAAKEQVESLGGKFVMVEDEETAAAETSGGYAKEMSDEYKAKQAALISETLAKQDIAITTALIPGRPAPTLITEDMVKSMKPGSVIVDLAVEAGGNCELSKPGEIIEAHGVTIVGYRNVPSRLAADASVLFAKNLLNFITPHVKEGVLEIDFEDEIISESLVTKDGAVVHSRLLEG comes from the coding sequence ATGAAACTCGCAGTTGTTCGGGAACGCCGTGATGCTGAGAAACGCGTCGCTGCTTCACCCGACACGGTAAAAAAACTTATTGGATTAGGGTTTGAAGTTGCCGTTGAAAAAGAAGCCGGAACTGGAGCGTCCATACTGGATACTGATTTCACAGAAGCTGGCGCATCTATTTCAGCAACCTTGGAAGATACGCTTAAAGATGCTGATGTTATTCTGTCGGTTCAAGGATTGGAGGCTGATCAGTTAACGTCAGTGAAAAAGGGTGCCGTTCAATTATCAGCGCTTAACCCATTTGTGGAGCAGGACCGGCTGAATGCATATGCTGACGCTGGTTTGGTCGCTTTTGCGATGGAGTTTGTCCCCAGGATTACTCGCGCGCAGTCGATGGATATATTGTCGTCCCAATCTAATCTGGCGGGCTATAAAGCGGTGCTTGATGCCGCAGCCCACTATGGCCGTGGGATGCCAATGATGATGACAGCAGCGGGCACTGTGGCTCCTGCAAAAGTGATGGTAATGGGGGCTGGTGTTGCAGGCCTGCAGGCGATCGCTACTGCGAAGCGTTTGGGCGCTATTGTAAGTGCGACAGATGTACGCCCAGCCGCCAAAGAACAAGTTGAAAGCCTCGGCGGTAAATTCGTTATGGTAGAAGACGAAGAAACAGCAGCAGCAGAGACATCCGGCGGCTACGCTAAAGAAATGAGCGATGAGTATAAAGCCAAACAAGCCGCATTGATCTCTGAAACCCTGGCAAAGCAAGACATTGCTATTACAACAGCACTGATCCCAGGGCGTCCGGCACCGACTTTAATTACGGAAGACATGGTTAAATCAATGAAGCCGGGAAGTGTGATTGTTGATCTGGCAGTGGAAGCGGGCGGTAACTGTGAACTCTCCAAACCCGGTGAAATTATAGAAGCCCACGGTGTAACGATTGTAGGGTACAGGAACGTGCCTTCACGCTTGGCTGCTGACGCGTCTGTGTTATTCGCCAAAAACCTCCTCAATTTTATTACACCGCACGTCAAAGAAGGTGTGCTGGAGATCGATTTTGAGGATGAGATTATTTCAGAATCGCTTGTAACTAAAGACGGCGCTGTTGTTCACAGCCGTTTATTGGAGGGCTAA
- a CDS encoding M14-type cytosolic carboxypeptidase, translating to MHISSAFDSGNITVLNASDPTSIQLAINKDHMSDFYQWFHFRLSGVADTLCTLSIMNAGEAAYADGWPGYNVCASYDRETWFRVETEYNDGILTWSIEPEQDSLYFAYFAPYSMERHADLIAEVSASPIVRTSVLGHTLDGQDMDLVEVGYGPEGRKKIWLGARQHPGETMAEWWMEGAFDYLLDPDNPAARRLLEKAHFYIVPNMNPDGSKRGHLRTNAVGVNLNRIWDTANMETSPEVYLVREKMHETGVDFHLDVHGDEALPYNFIAGFEGIPSLTDKQTDLYNRYQDTLCALSPDFQKEKGYDTDELGAANLGMCTNYMAETFGCLAMTLEMPFKDNANLPDAEFGWSPERSKHLAKACLDTIAQLIDDL from the coding sequence ATGCATATCTCAAGCGCATTCGACAGCGGCAATATTACAGTCCTGAACGCATCAGACCCTACAAGCATCCAGCTTGCTATTAACAAAGATCATATGTCTGATTTTTATCAATGGTTTCATTTCCGCCTCTCCGGTGTTGCAGATACACTTTGCACACTGAGCATCATGAATGCAGGCGAAGCCGCATATGCAGACGGATGGCCGGGTTACAATGTATGTGCATCATACGACCGCGAAACATGGTTTCGGGTTGAAACCGAATATAACGACGGCATTCTGACGTGGTCGATTGAACCTGAGCAGGATAGTTTGTATTTTGCGTATTTTGCCCCCTATTCTATGGAGCGTCATGCAGACCTGATTGCTGAAGTGTCTGCGAGCCCGATCGTCCGCACGAGCGTTCTTGGCCATACACTGGATGGTCAGGATATGGATTTAGTGGAAGTCGGATATGGGCCAGAAGGTCGCAAAAAGATATGGTTGGGCGCTCGTCAGCACCCGGGTGAAACTATGGCCGAATGGTGGATGGAAGGCGCCTTTGATTACCTTCTCGACCCGGATAATCCTGCGGCACGCAGACTTCTAGAAAAAGCGCATTTTTATATCGTTCCGAATATGAACCCTGATGGCTCAAAGCGCGGCCATTTACGTACAAATGCTGTTGGCGTAAATTTAAATCGCATCTGGGATACAGCAAACATGGAGACCAGCCCTGAAGTATATCTAGTTCGGGAAAAAATGCACGAAACGGGCGTTGATTTCCATCTTGATGTCCACGGTGATGAAGCCCTTCCTTACAACTTTATCGCTGGATTTGAAGGCATTCCGTCCCTGACTGACAAACAAACAGATCTTTATAATCGTTACCAAGATACACTTTGCGCGCTGTCCCCGGATTTTCAAAAAGAAAAAGGATATGATACCGACGAACTTGGAGCCGCGAACTTGGGAATGTGTACAAACTATATGGCAGAAACATTTGGCTGCCTAGCCATGACCCTTGAGATGCCATTTAAGGACAATGCTAACCTACCTGATGCAGAGTTTGGCTGGTCACCAGAGCGCAGCAAACACCTAGCGAAGGCATGCTTGGACACAATCGCTCAATTAATCGATGATCTATAA
- the murI gene encoding glutamate racemase — MIGVFDSGSGGLTVLEALQKQFPNQDFIYLGDHANAPYGHRSNEQIVEFTKAGVDTLMQNGCKLVILACNTAAAVALRTLQQNWLEHAHPGKRILGVLVPMVEAITGVPWSKTSAHLENHPPHKNIAVFATRKTIESKAYDQEVRKRAPGITLFSKACPGLVDAIEGGAGDLPVKGLISGYVQELLAKHNNIDAALLGCTHFPLVKSYFEEALGKNIKLLSQPTVVAEALQSYLQAHPEFAASGDGITKIMTTGNVASTTALDAYCTRHSIKLLTVD, encoded by the coding sequence ATGATTGGCGTTTTTGATTCAGGGTCTGGTGGTCTTACTGTTTTAGAGGCCCTTCAAAAACAATTCCCCAATCAAGATTTCATTTATCTGGGCGATCACGCCAACGCCCCTTATGGCCATCGCAGCAACGAACAAATCGTAGAATTCACCAAAGCAGGCGTCGATACATTAATGCAGAATGGATGTAAGCTCGTTATCCTGGCTTGCAATACTGCTGCAGCAGTCGCCCTTAGAACGCTCCAGCAAAACTGGTTGGAACACGCACACCCCGGAAAACGCATTCTTGGCGTTTTGGTGCCAATGGTGGAAGCGATAACAGGAGTGCCTTGGTCAAAAACATCTGCACACCTTGAAAATCACCCTCCACACAAAAATATTGCTGTTTTTGCAACACGTAAAACGATTGAGAGCAAAGCCTATGATCAGGAGGTTAGAAAACGTGCGCCCGGCATCACCTTATTTTCTAAAGCGTGCCCCGGACTTGTCGATGCGATTGAAGGCGGCGCTGGCGACCTTCCCGTAAAGGGGCTGATCAGTGGCTATGTTCAGGAACTTTTAGCGAAACACAATAATATAGATGCTGCTCTTCTAGGCTGCACGCACTTCCCGCTTGTGAAATCCTATTTTGAAGAGGCGTTGGGCAAGAATATTAAACTACTTTCACAACCAACTGTTGTTGCTGAAGCCTTACAAAGTTATTTGCAGGCACATCCAGAATTCGCGGCATCAGGTGATGGAATTACCAAGATCATGACAACTGGCAACGTAGCGAGCACAACAGCATTGGATGCATATTGTACTCGTCACTCCATCAAATTACTTACTGTAGACTAA
- a CDS encoding sigma-54 dependent transcriptional regulator translates to MSDRRVLIVEDELTQLVLLESVVSKAGYIVEKAMTGREAVNRLIDRNLPEVDVVLLDLVMPELTGIEVLEHIRPTLPNLPVVMLTSKSSINTVVKAMQAGANDFLVKPASAERIRTALAAAMETSSFVGEIAPMQESLNENGFDGLVGNSTAMNNALSLAKKASNASIPVLIEGESGVGKEVFANAIHDASLRAGKPFVAVNCGAIPENLVESILFGHEKGAFTGATEKRIGKFQEADGGTLFLDEVGELPLDVQVKLLRALQEKEIDPVGSRHSIKVNIRVISATNRNLTSQVRNGAFREDLLYRLNVFPISLPPLRERRNDVPALTEHFLERIANMEGLPHKNISDTAMSLLSSYHWPGNIRQLQNALFRAVILSESETLNADDFPHLSDMKSSSVAEEAFPKRSITDPSFGNIRYPEAALNLEDTEGQFRRLNELEADIISKALKKYNGKMTEVARRLGIGRSTLYRKVAEHGLEQ, encoded by the coding sequence ATGAGTGATCGTCGCGTATTGATAGTAGAAGATGAATTAACACAATTGGTTCTCTTGGAATCTGTAGTTTCCAAAGCTGGCTATATTGTTGAAAAGGCCATGACAGGGCGTGAAGCCGTTAATCGGTTGATAGACAGAAATTTACCAGAAGTCGATGTGGTTTTGCTTGACCTGGTTATGCCTGAACTAACAGGTATCGAGGTTTTAGAGCATATTAGACCAACGCTTCCTAATCTGCCTGTTGTCATGCTAACATCCAAATCCTCTATCAATACAGTTGTCAAAGCGATGCAAGCGGGCGCCAATGACTTTCTGGTCAAACCAGCAAGTGCTGAACGCATTCGAACAGCATTGGCTGCTGCAATGGAAACAAGCTCGTTTGTAGGCGAAATTGCGCCAATGCAAGAAAGCTTGAATGAAAATGGCTTCGATGGCTTGGTTGGCAATAGCACGGCGATGAATAATGCCTTGTCCCTTGCGAAAAAAGCTTCAAACGCCAGCATCCCTGTTCTTATTGAAGGCGAGTCTGGTGTTGGTAAGGAAGTGTTTGCAAACGCCATCCATGACGCAAGCTTACGCGCAGGGAAACCCTTTGTAGCTGTAAACTGCGGCGCAATCCCTGAAAATCTTGTAGAGAGTATTTTATTCGGGCATGAAAAAGGAGCTTTCACCGGTGCAACCGAAAAACGCATCGGTAAATTCCAAGAAGCCGACGGTGGAACCTTATTCCTTGACGAAGTAGGCGAGCTGCCGCTGGATGTTCAAGTGAAACTACTAAGAGCCTTGCAGGAAAAGGAAATTGATCCGGTTGGAAGCCGCCATAGTATCAAGGTGAATATCCGTGTAATTTCGGCTACCAACCGCAATTTAACCAGTCAGGTGCGAAATGGTGCCTTCCGCGAAGATTTATTATATAGGCTAAATGTATTTCCAATTTCACTGCCCCCGCTTCGTGAACGCAGAAATGATGTGCCTGCACTAACGGAACATTTTCTTGAGCGTATCGCCAATATGGAGGGCTTACCGCACAAAAATATTAGCGACACTGCAATGTCGTTATTATCGTCTTACCATTGGCCCGGCAACATAAGGCAGCTTCAAAATGCGTTATTCAGAGCTGTCATCTTATCAGAAAGCGAAACACTAAACGCTGATGATTTCCCGCATCTTAGCGATATGAAATCGAGCAGCGTTGCCGAAGAGGCTTTCCCAAAGCGCTCCATCACTGATCCAAGTTTTGGAAATATTCGCTACCCGGAAGCCGCCTTAAATCTGGAAGATACCGAAGGGCAGTTCCGTCGTTTGAATGAACTTGAAGCAGACATCATTTCAAAGGCGCTAAAGAAATATAATGGAAAAATGACCGAAGTTGCACGAAGGCTTGGCATTGGACGTTCAACATTGTATCGAAAGGTAGCAGAACACGGTTTAGAACAGTGA
- the pyk gene encoding pyruvate kinase: MTEMSPCIRRNRKTRIVATLGPASSSKERIKELFLAGVDVFRLNMSHGEHEEKEALVHTIRAVEREVERPIAILADLQGPKLRIGKFANGPVNLKTGGMFTLDLTDIPGNELRAPLPHKEIFDALEIGTELLLDDGKIRLKVEEIDGESAKCRILVGGPLSDKKGVNVPNAVLPLAALTDKDRKDLTFALKCGADWIALSFVQRAADVAEAKKLVGGKAAVMAKIEKPAAVNSLNEILELADGVMVARGDLGVEEPLENVPGIQKQLIQAARREGKPVVVATQMLESMIKAPVPTRAEVSDVATAVMDGADAVMLSAESAVGDYPIEAVEVMNRVAMRIEGEANYHTHRRDDRASPNATTEDAISAAARQVSDTVDAKAIVTFTTSGATALRAARERPNAPILTLTPRISIARRLAIVWGLHTVKTKDVTAFEEMIGKSKRMALRQELAQRGDRIVVTAGVPFGTPGATNVLHIAWVQGDELKGFEQES; encoded by the coding sequence ATGACTGAAATGTCGCCATGCATCAGAAGAAATAGAAAAACACGCATTGTCGCAACCTTGGGACCTGCAAGTAGCAGTAAAGAGCGTATCAAAGAACTTTTCTTGGCAGGCGTAGATGTTTTCCGCTTGAACATGAGCCACGGTGAACACGAAGAAAAAGAGGCACTTGTTCATACCATTCGTGCCGTCGAGCGGGAGGTGGAGCGCCCAATCGCTATTCTTGCAGACCTACAGGGTCCTAAACTTCGGATCGGCAAATTTGCCAATGGCCCCGTGAACCTGAAAACCGGTGGTATGTTTACACTTGATTTAACCGACATTCCTGGCAACGAACTAAGAGCTCCGCTTCCACACAAAGAAATTTTTGACGCACTGGAAATTGGCACCGAATTATTGCTCGATGACGGCAAAATACGTTTAAAAGTAGAAGAAATTGACGGTGAAAGCGCGAAGTGCCGCATCCTGGTTGGTGGCCCGCTATCAGACAAGAAGGGTGTCAATGTTCCAAACGCGGTATTACCACTCGCAGCACTTACTGACAAAGACCGCAAAGACCTAACATTTGCTCTTAAATGCGGCGCCGATTGGATTGCTTTATCGTTTGTCCAGCGTGCCGCCGATGTTGCAGAAGCGAAGAAGCTAGTTGGCGGTAAGGCGGCCGTTATGGCAAAAATTGAGAAACCTGCCGCGGTCAATAGCCTGAATGAGATCCTTGAACTAGCAGACGGCGTGATGGTAGCGCGCGGTGACTTAGGCGTTGAAGAACCTCTTGAAAATGTCCCTGGCATTCAAAAACAACTCATTCAAGCGGCGAGACGCGAAGGAAAACCCGTTGTCGTAGCAACCCAGATGCTAGAAAGTATGATCAAAGCACCTGTGCCCACGCGTGCAGAAGTTTCTGATGTTGCAACCGCGGTCATGGACGGCGCTGATGCGGTAATGTTATCAGCTGAGTCTGCCGTTGGTGACTACCCCATAGAAGCGGTTGAAGTTATGAACCGGGTCGCCATGCGGATTGAAGGGGAAGCAAACTACCACACCCACCGCCGAGATGACCGTGCAAGCCCAAATGCAACAACAGAAGATGCGATTTCTGCGGCTGCACGTCAGGTTTCGGATACGGTTGACGCCAAAGCAATCGTAACCTTTACCACCTCTGGTGCTACTGCCCTCAGGGCTGCGCGAGAGCGCCCAAATGCCCCCATCCTTACCCTGACACCTCGTATCAGTATTGCCCGAAGGCTTGCAATTGTTTGGGGGCTACACACCGTTAAAACAAAAGATGTGACTGCATTTGAAGAAATGATCGGCAAATCCAAGCGTATGGCGCTGAGGCAGGAACTGGCTCAAAGGGGAGACCGCATTGTCGTGACCGCTGGCGTACCTTTTGGCACACCGGGCGCCACCAATGTACTGCATATTGCTTGGGTGCAAGGTGATGAACTTAAAGGCTTTGAACAGGAAAGCTAA
- a CDS encoding DUF2312 domain-containing protein — translation MVQAGGVAGEQLRSFIERIERLEEEKKGIAEDIKEVYAGAKAVGFDTKVMRKVISIRKMDQADRQEQEALLDVYLHAIEGGQLPEKADEASE, via the coding sequence ATGGTACAGGCGGGCGGCGTAGCTGGTGAACAACTCAGGTCTTTTATTGAGCGCATTGAGCGTTTGGAAGAGGAAAAGAAGGGAATCGCCGAGGATATTAAGGAAGTTTACGCCGGCGCAAAAGCTGTTGGTTTCGATACAAAGGTCATGCGCAAAGTTATCTCTATCCGTAAGATGGATCAGGCTGATCGTCAGGAACAAGAAGCGCTATTGGATGTATATCTTCACGCTATTGAAGGTGGTCAATTGCCTGAAAAAGCCGATGAAGCCTCTGAGTAA
- a CDS encoding DUF1244 domain-containing protein, whose protein sequence is MNEELETKIEAAVFRRLLSHLDHRKDVQNIDLMGWSGFCRNCLSDWYKEAADEVGISMDKEAARERIYGMPYGEYKEKYQGKATEEQLQRMKDSVVKNQD, encoded by the coding sequence ATGAATGAAGAACTGGAAACGAAAATTGAAGCGGCTGTTTTCCGTCGCTTGTTAAGTCATTTAGATCATAGAAAAGATGTGCAGAACATCGACCTTATGGGGTGGTCAGGCTTTTGCAGAAATTGCTTGTCAGACTGGTATAAGGAAGCCGCTGATGAAGTCGGAATTTCTATGGATAAAGAGGCGGCTCGTGAACGCATTTATGGAATGCCCTACGGTGAATACAAGGAAAAATATCAAGGAAAAGCGACCGAAGAGCAACTTCAGCGTATGAAAGACAGTGTAGTAAAGAACCAAGATTAA
- a CDS encoding proton-translocating transhydrogenase family protein, whose translation MHDILVNPFIQQFTVFVMAIFVGYYVVWSVTPALHTPLMSVTNAISSVIIVGALVATGPADFSIAKVLGAIAIALAAINIFGGFAVTARMLAMYKKKK comes from the coding sequence ATGCATGATATTCTTGTAAATCCCTTTATCCAACAATTCACAGTTTTCGTAATGGCTATATTCGTTGGATATTATGTCGTTTGGTCCGTGACACCAGCACTTCATACACCGCTAATGAGCGTGACAAACGCAATTTCAAGCGTGATTATTGTTGGTGCTTTGGTCGCTACGGGCCCAGCTGATTTTTCTATTGCTAAAGTATTAGGTGCCATCGCGATTGCGCTTGCCGCTATTAACATTTTTGGTGGCTTTGCCGTTACCGCCCGCATGCTCGCCATGTATAAGAAAAAGAAATAG
- a CDS encoding HAD family phosphatase, whose product MRNIDSIIFDIGNVFVDWSPRHLYEQLISDSAELEYFLKNIVTLEWHTEHDKGRPFAEGVRILSEQFPEYAELISAFDYRWDDTIKAKIDGTVRILDRLAATDIELYALTNFSQEKWPAFAEQYEFTRHFKGVVVSGEERMVKPDPRIFNLIIERFNLDPSRTLFVDDRAENVKAGEVSGMIGHLFTGPDDGPVKLEAHLKDVGVL is encoded by the coding sequence GTGAGAAATATTGACTCGATCATTTTTGACATTGGCAATGTATTTGTTGATTGGAGCCCGCGTCACTTATACGAGCAGTTAATTTCTGATTCGGCGGAATTGGAATATTTCCTCAAAAACATTGTTACCCTTGAATGGCATACAGAACACGACAAGGGACGTCCATTTGCTGAAGGTGTCCGCATATTATCTGAACAGTTTCCAGAGTATGCGGAATTGATCTCTGCTTTCGATTACCGATGGGATGATACCATCAAAGCTAAGATTGACGGAACCGTGCGAATACTTGACCGGTTAGCAGCAACCGATATTGAACTATATGCGCTCACGAATTTCTCACAGGAGAAGTGGCCGGCCTTTGCTGAGCAATATGAGTTTACGCGCCATTTCAAGGGCGTTGTGGTGTCAGGCGAGGAGCGTATGGTTAAGCCTGATCCTCGGATATTCAATTTGATTATCGAGCGGTTTAATCTCGACCCATCAAGGACTTTATTTGTTGATGACAGAGCTGAAAACGTAAAGGCGGGGGAAGTATCAGGAATGATAGGGCATTTGTTTACAGGGCCGGATGATGGCCCCGTGAAACTTGAAGCGCACTTGAAGGACGTTGGTGTTCTTTAA
- a CDS encoding N-formylglutamate amidohydrolase, whose translation MDCNLMLLETIEPEIINADATGGLVIICEHASNYIPPVLKNLGLDEKYLGEHIAVDIGAEAVTRAMANMMGGTAIIARVSRLVIDCNRESNHETLVPEASDKVFIPGNTGLTPEAIATRRQAYYEPFHQACDTIIENQLSAGETPLVIGMHSFTNIMNGFVRPWQIGFLWNKDPRLAEAMMGLMERETDLTIGNNEPYSGKDLYYTMNRHGMAHGLPQTTIEIRQDLLKKQSMVMEWAALLADTLDECMNRPDIKSIKHY comes from the coding sequence ATGGATTGTAATTTGATGCTGTTAGAGACGATTGAGCCGGAAATTATTAACGCTGACGCTACGGGTGGTTTGGTTATCATTTGTGAGCATGCAAGTAATTATATTCCCCCAGTACTTAAAAATTTAGGGTTAGATGAAAAATATCTTGGCGAACATATCGCGGTAGATATCGGCGCAGAGGCCGTAACAAGGGCTATGGCCAATATGATGGGGGGTACAGCTATCATCGCACGGGTATCGCGATTGGTGATTGATTGCAACCGTGAATCAAATCATGAAACCTTGGTGCCAGAAGCGAGTGATAAGGTCTTTATCCCAGGGAATACGGGTTTAACGCCTGAGGCAATTGCAACGCGCAGGCAAGCCTACTACGAGCCTTTTCATCAAGCATGCGATACAATTATTGAAAATCAATTGAGCGCTGGAGAGACCCCGTTGGTGATTGGCATGCACAGTTTTACCAACATTATGAATGGGTTTGTGAGGCCGTGGCAGATTGGTTTCCTGTGGAACAAAGACCCGCGCCTTGCAGAAGCTATGATGGGCTTAATGGAACGGGAAACTGATTTAACGATCGGGAATAATGAGCCATATTCTGGCAAAGACCTGTATTATACGATGAACCGTCATGGAATGGCGCATGGATTGCCGCAAACGACGATTGAAATCCGACAGGATCTCTTAAAGAAGCAATCGATGGTTATGGAGTGGGCGGCACTTTTAGCGGATACGCTTGATGAATGCATGAACCGCCCGGATATCAAGTCGATTAAACATTATTAG
- the ykgO gene encoding type B 50S ribosomal protein L36 yields the protein MKVRNSLKSLKSRHRDCRVIRRKGRTYVINKTQRRFKARQG from the coding sequence ATGAAAGTACGTAACAGTCTTAAATCATTGAAATCCCGTCACCGCGATTGCCGGGTTATCCGCCGTAAAGGCCGGACATACGTTATCAATAAAACTCAGCGTCGCTTTAAAGCACGTCAGGGCTAA
- a CDS encoding NAD(P)(+) transhydrogenase (Re/Si-specific) subunit beta gives MSQLQTDLTAVAYLVAAVLFILSLRGLSSPETSRKGNLYGMIGMAIAVVTTVLNPEIVSYEWIVGALIVGGGIGYVIARKIAMTAMPQLVAAFHSLVGLAAVMVAAAAFLNPQSFGIWGEDGIFVASRIEMALGAAIGAITFSGSLIAFAKLNGNMSGAPIMLPARHFINAALGLAIVGLIYAFAASEGAASGGGHLMWWIIGLSFIIGFLLIIPIGGADMPVVVSMLNSYSGWAAAGIGFTLANTALIVTGALVGSSGAILSYIMCKGMNRSFISVILGGFGADDSAAASGGVVETRPVKQGSADDAAFIMKNAAKVIIVPGYGMAVAQAQHALKEMCDMLKAEGVDVSYAIHPVAGRMPGHMNVLLAEANVPYDEVFELEDINSEFAQADVAFVIGANDVTNPAAKTDPQSPIFGMPILDVEKANTVLFIKRSMGSGYAGVENELFFRDNTMMLFSDAKKMVEEIVKAL, from the coding sequence ATGAGTCAGCTACAAACAGATTTAACAGCTGTCGCCTATCTCGTCGCGGCAGTGCTTTTTATTCTTTCTCTTCGTGGTTTATCCAGCCCTGAAACCAGCCGAAAAGGTAACCTTTATGGCATGATAGGTATGGCAATCGCGGTCGTTACAACAGTTTTGAACCCAGAGATTGTTTCCTATGAATGGATCGTAGGTGCATTAATTGTTGGTGGCGGTATTGGCTATGTCATTGCACGAAAGATTGCGATGACGGCTATGCCGCAATTGGTTGCAGCATTCCATAGTCTGGTCGGGCTTGCCGCGGTTATGGTGGCGGCTGCCGCATTTCTAAATCCGCAATCCTTCGGTATTTGGGGTGAGGATGGTATTTTTGTTGCTAGCCGTATTGAAATGGCACTTGGAGCGGCAATTGGTGCCATAACCTTCTCTGGTTCCTTGATCGCATTTGCAAAATTGAATGGGAATATGTCTGGTGCGCCCATCATGCTACCGGCCCGCCATTTCATAAATGCAGCTCTTGGTCTGGCGATTGTTGGCTTGATTTACGCATTTGCAGCTTCTGAAGGTGCTGCATCTGGTGGTGGGCACCTCATGTGGTGGATTATTGGCCTCAGCTTTATCATTGGATTCTTGCTGATCATCCCGATCGGCGGTGCTGATATGCCTGTTGTGGTATCCATGCTAAATAGTTACTCGGGATGGGCCGCAGCCGGGATTGGTTTTACTCTTGCAAATACGGCCTTGATCGTAACAGGTGCGCTTGTTGGTTCCTCCGGCGCAATCCTTTCCTATATTATGTGTAAGGGGATGAACCGTAGCTTTATTTCCGTAATCCTCGGCGGTTTTGGTGCAGATGATAGCGCAGCGGCATCTGGCGGCGTTGTGGAAACAAGACCTGTTAAACAAGGATCTGCTGACGACGCAGCCTTCATTATGAAGAATGCGGCCAAAGTTATCATTGTTCCTGGTTACGGTATGGCAGTCGCTCAGGCGCAGCATGCTCTGAAGGAAATGTGTGACATGCTGAAAGCCGAGGGTGTTGATGTTTCATACGCTATTCACCCTGTTGCTGGCCGGATGCCTGGACATATGAATGTCCTATTGGCAGAAGCGAATGTTCCTTATGACGAGGTTTTTGAACTGGAAGATATCAATAGCGAATTCGCCCAAGCTGATGTGGCATTTGTTATCGGTGCAAATGATGTGACGAATCCCGCAGCGAAAACTGATCCGCAGAGTCCAATTTTTGGTATGCCGATCCTGGATGTAGAGAAAGCCAATACAGTTCTCTTCATAAAACGCTCAATGGGAAGCGGCTACGCTGGTGTGGAGAATGAACTCTTCTTCCGAGATAACACAATGATGTTATTTTCCGACGCCAAGAAAATGGTTGAGGAGATTGTAAAAGCTCTTTAA